One part of the Gossypium raimondii isolate GPD5lz chromosome 1, ASM2569854v1, whole genome shotgun sequence genome encodes these proteins:
- the LOC105787156 gene encoding dirigent protein 4 has translation MKGTLVLTWILIIYLSQIAVQSQYYSEILPYDPEPVKVTNLHFYLHETLNGQNPTAVNIAQANITNNSSVPFATLAAVDDILKIGPEDNSEVIGNAQGLGLLLAGNTTTGVMYSDFGFTAGKFNGSSISIFSRNTIIEPGREVAVVGGRGKFRMAKGFALLTTYFLNATAVIIEFNVTVIHY, from the coding sequence ATGAAAGGAACATTGGTGTTGACTTGGATTCTAATCATCTACCTCTCCCAAATAGCAGTGCAGAGCCAGTACTACTCGGAGATCCTACCCTATGATCCCGAGCCGGTCAAGGTCACCAATCTTCACTTCTATTTGCACGAAACTCTGAACGGTCAAAACCCAACAGCAGTGAACATAGCCCAAGCTAACATTACCAATAATTCATCGGTGCCATTTGCCACCCTAGCTGCCGTTGATGATATTCTCAAGATAGGTCCTGAGGATAACTCTGAGGTGATCGGAAATGCTCAGGGACTTGGACTCTTGCTTGCTGGAAATACAACAACCGGTGTGATGTACTCGGATTTCGGATTTACTGCGGGTAAGTTCAACGGCAGCTCTATAAGCATATTTTCAAGGAATACGATAATAGAGCCAGGGCGTGAGGTTGCGGTGGTCGGAGGAAGAGGAAAATTCAGGATGGCAAAAGGGTTTGCACTACTTACGACTTACTTTCTAAATGCCACCGCTGTCATTATTGAATTTAATGTCACTGTAATCCATTACTAA
- the LOC105776553 gene encoding tyrosine--tRNA ligase, chloroplastic/mitochondrial: MASRTFLCFYHGKFLLPFTTTKFIPASRRPIKSLSFSSVSCSLNTPQPTVEPKFQMGSTPNVVKILEERGLLESITNENLRLVCSDQTAGPLKVYCGFDPTAESLHLGNLLGLIVLSWFQRCGHRAVALIGGATGRIGDPSGKSQERPELDLESLEKNIAGIMEIVNKILSKNANLGSEQNSNFVILNNYDWWKEVRLLDFLKQVGRYARVGSMMSKESVKKRLESEQGMSYTEFTYQLLQGYDFLYLFKNEGVNVQIGGSDQWGNITAGTELIRKILQAEGAYGLTFPLLLKSDGTKFGKSEDGAIWLSPSMLSPYKFYQYFFSVPDADVVRFLKILTFLNMEEINELESAMKKPGYVPNTAQRKLAEEITRFVHGEDGLTEALKATEALRPGSETKLDWETIEGIAEDVPSRSLPYTEVLNLSIVDLSVSSGLFESKSAARRLLKQGGIYLNNNRVDNESKRIEAEDIVDGKVLLLSAGKKNKVVVRIS, translated from the coding sequence ATGGCTTCAAGGACTTTCCTTTGCTTCTACCATGGGAAATTCTTGCTACCCTTTACTACAACCAAGTTTATTCCTGCTTCTAGAAGACCCATAAAAAGTTTGAGCTTTTCTTCCGTAAGTTGCAGCCTAAACACTCCTCAGCCAACCGTTGAACCGAAATTTCAAATGGGTAGCACCCCAAATGTTGTCAAAATACTTGAAGAAAGAGGATTGCTTGAATCCATAACCAATGAAAATCTCAGGTTGGTTTGTTCAGACCAAACTGCTGGTCCTCTCAAAGTTTATTGTGGTTTTGACCCAACTGCTGAGAGCTTACACTTGGGTAACCTTTTGGGGCTCATTGTTCTCTCTTGGTTCCAAAGATGTGGTCACAGAGCTGTTGCCTTGATTGGTGGAGCTACTGGTAGAATTGGTGACCCTTCTGGGAAAAGCCAAGAAAGACCTGAACTTGATTTGGAATCATTGGAAAAAAACATTGCTGGGATCATGGAGATTGTAAATAAGATTCTTAGTAAAAATGCAAATTTAGGTTCTGAACAAAACTCTAACTTTGTGATTTTAAACAATTATGATTGGTGGAAAGAGGTCAGGTTGCTCGATTTTCTTAAACAAGTCGGTCGATATGCGAGGGTGGGGAGTATGATGAGTAAGGAGAGTGTTAAAAAGAGGCTGGAATCTGAACAAGGGATGAGCTATACTGAGTTTACTTATCAGTTGTTGCAAGGTTATGATTTTTTATACCTTTTTAAGAATGAAGGTGTGAATGTACAAATCGGTGGGAGTGATCAGTGGGGTAATATTACTGCTGGGACTGAGTTGATAAGGAAGATTTTACAAGCTGAAGGAGCTTATGGATTGACATTTCCACTTTTGTTAAAGAGTGATGGCACCAAGTTTGGAAAATCGGAAGACGGTGCAATTTGGCTTTCACCGTCTATGTTGTCTCCATATAAGTTTTATCAGTATTTCTTCTCTGTTCCAGATGCAGATGTGGTGAggtttctcaaaattcttaCGTTCTTGAATATGGAAGAGATAAATGAGTTGGAAAGTGCAATGAAAAAACCTGGCTATGTGCCAAATACAGCTCAGCGGAAGCTTGCTGAGGAAATTACTCGTTTTGTTCATGGTGAAGATGGTTTAACTGAGGCTCTTAAGGCAACTGAAGCTTTGAGACCAGGATCCGAGACGAAATTGGATTGGGAAACTATTGAAGGGATTGCTGAGGATGTTCCATCTCGCTCCTTGCCTTACACCGAAGTGTTGAATCTTTCGATTGTTGATCTTTCTGTCTCGTCTGGTTTGTTTGAGAGCAAATCAGCTGCACGTCGTCTTTTGAAGCAAGGGGGTATCTACTTGAACAACAATAGAGTGGATaatgaaagtaaaagaataGAGGCTGAAGACATTGTGGATGGCAAAGTTCTTCTTTTATCTGCAGGCAAGAAGAACAAAGTGGTTGTAAGAATATCTTGA
- the LOC105776544 gene encoding mitogen-activated protein kinase 19 isoform X1, translating into MQPNQLKKDLKEMDFFTEYGDANRYRILEVIGKGSYGVVCAALDTHTGEKVAIKKIQDVFEHASDAIRILREVKLLRLLRHPDIVEIKRIMLPPSKREFKDIFVVFELMESDLHQVIKANDDLTREHHQFFLYQMLRAMKYMHTANVYHRDLKPKNILANANCKLKICDFGLARVAFSDTPTTVFWTDYVATRWYRAPELCGSFSSKYTPAIDTWSIGCIFAEVLTGKPLFPGKSVVHQLELITDLLGTPSTETISGVRNEKARKYLSEMPKKHPVQFSKKFPNADPLAVQLLQRLLAFDPKDRPTAAEALADPYFKGLAKIEREPSCQPISKLEFEFERRRLTKDDIRELLYREILEYHPQLLKDYINGNEGPNFLYPSAIGQFRKQFAYLEENGGRSAPVFPLERKHVSLPRSTVHSNTNTQSTSVLCENQRVKDEVPRRETDTIAGYPKTAARPPPRVPSAKPGRIVGSVVPYENGKNTKDGFDSKIIYRHAVLPPQNISPHCFYRTTTKHQEKSGIQPQFTMVAKPAPGMVVDINNHLYYHPQTKSDQLTDRLPIDAKLLHAQTQFGAVGAAAVAVAAHMNVGTVQYGLS; encoded by the exons ATGCAGCCAAATCAGTTGAAGAAG gACCTAAAAGAGATGGACTTTTTCACTGAATATGGGGATGCAAACAGGTATAGGATTCTTGAAGTTATTGGGAAGGGAAGCTATGGAGTTGTTTGTGCAGCACTTGACACGCATACTGGGGAGAAAGTGGCAATAAAGAAAATACAAGATGTATTTGAGCATGCATCTGATGCTATAAGGATTTTACGAGAAGTCAAGCTGCTTAGACTTCTTAGACATCCTGATATAGTAGAAATTAAGCGAATAATGTTGCCACCATCAAAGAGGGAATTCAAAGacatatttgttgtttttgagCTCATGGAATCTGATCTTCACCAAGTCATAAAAGCTAATGATGATTTAACACGTGAACACCACCAGTTTTTCCTTTACCAAATGCTTCGTGCGATGAAATACATGCATACAG CTAATGTGTACCATCGTGACCTTAAACCGAAGAATATACTGGCAAACGCAAATTGTAAACTTAAAATTTGTGACTTTGGGCTAGCAAGAGTTGCATTCAGTGACACCCCGACTACAGTCTTCTGGACA GACTATGTTGCTACACGATGGTATAGGGCTCCCGAGCTGTGTGGATCTTTTTCTTCTAAG TATACACCTGCTATCGATACTTGGAGCATCGGCTGCATCTTTGCTGAGGTGTTGACAGGGAAGCCCCTGTTTCCTGGAAAAAGCGTTGTTCATCAATTAGAATTGATCACCGATCTTTTGGGGACACCTTCAACAGAAACCATATCTGGA GTTCGAAATGAGAAAGCAAGAAAATACTTGTCAGAAATGCCAAAAAAACATCCTGTtcaattttcaaagaaattcCCTAATGCAGACCCATTAGCAGTGCAGCTATTGCAGAGGCTGTTAGCATTTGATCCCAAGGACCGGCCAACTGCTGCGGAG GCATTAGCTGATCCTTACTTCAAAGGCTTGGCTAAAATCGAGAGGGAACCTTCTTGTCAGCCAATCTCGAAATTAGAGTTTGAGTTTGAGAGGCGAAGGTTGACAAAGGACGACATTAGAGAATTGCTTTACCGGGAGATACTAGAATATCATCCTCAGCTGCTCAAAGACTATATAAATGGAAACGAAGGACCCAATTTTCTCTATCCAAG TGCCATTGGTCAATTCAGAAAGCAGTTTGCATACCTTGAGGAAAACGGTGGTAGAAGCGCACCAGTTTTCCCTCTGGAGAGGAAGCACGTGTCCCTCCCAAG GTCTACAGTTCATTCGAACACTAATACGCAGTCAACTTCGGTTTTGTGTGAGAACCAACGAGTTAAAGATGAGGTTCCCAGAAGGGAAACAGATACTATTGCTGGTTATCCAAAGACTGCTGCACGGCCACCACCTAGGGTGCCATCAG CTAAACCAGGGAGAATCGTTGGATCTGTCGTACCATACGAGAATGGGAAAAACACTAAAGATGGTTTCGATTCTAAAATCATTTACAGACATGCAGTACTTCCTCCGCAGAACATCTCCCCCCATTGTTTCTACCGAACCACCACCAAACATCAAGAGAAATCCGGAATACAACCTCAGTTTACTATGGTGGCAAAACCAGCCCCAGGAATGGTTGTCGACATTAACAACCACCTCTATTACCATCCGCAAACCAAGTCTGACCAATTAACCGATAGATTACCGATTGATGCAAAACTTCTACACGCACAAACCCAGTTTGGTGCAGTCGGTGCTGCTGCGGTGGCTGTAGCCGCCCACATGAATGTAGGGACAGTTCAATACGGATTGTCTTAA
- the LOC105776581 gene encoding protein SRG1 → MPRTLFRCWIRVRGVTQDVVADSGGPVLEIPVIDMQKLVSEESINSELDKLDFACKEWGFFQLVNHGVSLTLLEKVNTQIQDFFNLPKEEKNKFWQYPGQVEGFRQSFVVSEDQKLDWADIFYMLTLPLHLRKPHLFHNLPLPLRDTLESYSSELNNLFKAILAKMVEALSMKTEEMEEFIGEGRQAIRVNYYPPCHLPKQVIGLTPHSDASIITILLQLNEVEGLQIRKDGKWVTVKPLPNAFIVNIGDLLEIITNGTYRSIEHRATVNSERERLSFATFCGPRNDGEIGPAQSLISEQRPAMFRRVKVKEYYKGLFARKLQGKSYLDFMRIQHD, encoded by the exons atgcctcgtaccctattccggtgttggatacgggtaaggggtgttacacaagaTGTGGTTGCCGACAGCGGTGGTCCGGTGTTAGAAATCCCGGTTATTGATATGCAGAAATTGGTCTCTGAAGAATCAATAAATTCCGAACTCGATAAGCTTGATTTTGCTTGTAAAGAATGGGGTTTCTTCcag CTAGTGAACCATGGAGTGAGCTTAACTTTGTTGGAGAAAGTAAATACCCAGATTCAGGACTTCTTCAACCTCCCAAAGGAAGAGAAGAACAAATTTTGGCAGTATCCAGGACAAGTTGAAGGATTTAGGCAAAGTTTTGTCGTGTCTGAAGATCAAAAGCTTGATTGGGCTGACATCTTTTACATGCTCACTCTTCCACTCCATCTTAGAAAGCCTCACTTATTCCACAACCTCCCTCTTCCTTTGAG AGATACATTGGAGTCTTACTCATCTGAGTTGAACAATCTCTTCAAGGCTATCCTTGCAAAGATGGTAGAAGCTCTTAGTATGAAAACTGAGGAAATGGAGGAGTTTATTGGAGAGGGAAGGCAAGCAATTAGGGTGAACTATTACCCACCTTGTCATTTACCCAAGCAGGTCATCGGCCTCACCCCTCATTCCGATGCTTCCATCATAACTATTTTGCTTCAGCTCAATGAAGTGGAAGGTCTACAAATAAGGAAAGATGGGAAGTGGGTTACTGTTAAACCCCTTCCGAATGCCTTCATCGTAAACATCGGAGACCTTTTGGAG ATTATAACAAACGGAACGTACCGTAGCATCGAACATCGTGCCACCGTGAACTCCGAAAGGGAAAGGCTCTCATTTGCCACATTCTGTGGCCCAAGGAATGATGGCGAAATAGGCCCTGCGCAAAGCTTGATCTCTGAACAAAGACCTGCAATGTTTAGGAGAGTGAAAGTCAAAGAATACTACAAAGGCCTATTTGCTCGTAAGCTTCAGGGAAAATCGTATCTGGATTTCATGAGAATACAACATGATTAA
- the LOC105776544 gene encoding mitogen-activated protein kinase 19 isoform X2 yields MDFFTEYGDANRYRILEVIGKGSYGVVCAALDTHTGEKVAIKKIQDVFEHASDAIRILREVKLLRLLRHPDIVEIKRIMLPPSKREFKDIFVVFELMESDLHQVIKANDDLTREHHQFFLYQMLRAMKYMHTANVYHRDLKPKNILANANCKLKICDFGLARVAFSDTPTTVFWTDYVATRWYRAPELCGSFSSKYTPAIDTWSIGCIFAEVLTGKPLFPGKSVVHQLELITDLLGTPSTETISGVRNEKARKYLSEMPKKHPVQFSKKFPNADPLAVQLLQRLLAFDPKDRPTAAEALADPYFKGLAKIEREPSCQPISKLEFEFERRRLTKDDIRELLYREILEYHPQLLKDYINGNEGPNFLYPSAIGQFRKQFAYLEENGGRSAPVFPLERKHVSLPRSTVHSNTNTQSTSVLCENQRVKDEVPRRETDTIAGYPKTAARPPPRVPSAKPGRIVGSVVPYENGKNTKDGFDSKIIYRHAVLPPQNISPHCFYRTTTKHQEKSGIQPQFTMVAKPAPGMVVDINNHLYYHPQTKSDQLTDRLPIDAKLLHAQTQFGAVGAAAVAVAAHMNVGTVQYGLS; encoded by the exons ATGGACTTTTTCACTGAATATGGGGATGCAAACAGGTATAGGATTCTTGAAGTTATTGGGAAGGGAAGCTATGGAGTTGTTTGTGCAGCACTTGACACGCATACTGGGGAGAAAGTGGCAATAAAGAAAATACAAGATGTATTTGAGCATGCATCTGATGCTATAAGGATTTTACGAGAAGTCAAGCTGCTTAGACTTCTTAGACATCCTGATATAGTAGAAATTAAGCGAATAATGTTGCCACCATCAAAGAGGGAATTCAAAGacatatttgttgtttttgagCTCATGGAATCTGATCTTCACCAAGTCATAAAAGCTAATGATGATTTAACACGTGAACACCACCAGTTTTTCCTTTACCAAATGCTTCGTGCGATGAAATACATGCATACAG CTAATGTGTACCATCGTGACCTTAAACCGAAGAATATACTGGCAAACGCAAATTGTAAACTTAAAATTTGTGACTTTGGGCTAGCAAGAGTTGCATTCAGTGACACCCCGACTACAGTCTTCTGGACA GACTATGTTGCTACACGATGGTATAGGGCTCCCGAGCTGTGTGGATCTTTTTCTTCTAAG TATACACCTGCTATCGATACTTGGAGCATCGGCTGCATCTTTGCTGAGGTGTTGACAGGGAAGCCCCTGTTTCCTGGAAAAAGCGTTGTTCATCAATTAGAATTGATCACCGATCTTTTGGGGACACCTTCAACAGAAACCATATCTGGA GTTCGAAATGAGAAAGCAAGAAAATACTTGTCAGAAATGCCAAAAAAACATCCTGTtcaattttcaaagaaattcCCTAATGCAGACCCATTAGCAGTGCAGCTATTGCAGAGGCTGTTAGCATTTGATCCCAAGGACCGGCCAACTGCTGCGGAG GCATTAGCTGATCCTTACTTCAAAGGCTTGGCTAAAATCGAGAGGGAACCTTCTTGTCAGCCAATCTCGAAATTAGAGTTTGAGTTTGAGAGGCGAAGGTTGACAAAGGACGACATTAGAGAATTGCTTTACCGGGAGATACTAGAATATCATCCTCAGCTGCTCAAAGACTATATAAATGGAAACGAAGGACCCAATTTTCTCTATCCAAG TGCCATTGGTCAATTCAGAAAGCAGTTTGCATACCTTGAGGAAAACGGTGGTAGAAGCGCACCAGTTTTCCCTCTGGAGAGGAAGCACGTGTCCCTCCCAAG GTCTACAGTTCATTCGAACACTAATACGCAGTCAACTTCGGTTTTGTGTGAGAACCAACGAGTTAAAGATGAGGTTCCCAGAAGGGAAACAGATACTATTGCTGGTTATCCAAAGACTGCTGCACGGCCACCACCTAGGGTGCCATCAG CTAAACCAGGGAGAATCGTTGGATCTGTCGTACCATACGAGAATGGGAAAAACACTAAAGATGGTTTCGATTCTAAAATCATTTACAGACATGCAGTACTTCCTCCGCAGAACATCTCCCCCCATTGTTTCTACCGAACCACCACCAAACATCAAGAGAAATCCGGAATACAACCTCAGTTTACTATGGTGGCAAAACCAGCCCCAGGAATGGTTGTCGACATTAACAACCACCTCTATTACCATCCGCAAACCAAGTCTGACCAATTAACCGATAGATTACCGATTGATGCAAAACTTCTACACGCACAAACCCAGTTTGGTGCAGTCGGTGCTGCTGCGGTGGCTGTAGCCGCCCACATGAATGTAGGGACAGTTCAATACGGATTGTCTTAA